One Portunus trituberculatus isolate SZX2019 chromosome 43, ASM1759143v1, whole genome shotgun sequence DNA segment encodes these proteins:
- the LOC123518090 gene encoding adhesive plaque matrix protein-like isoform X1 translates to MNAAQVLSVMVVSVVVGRVMGSSVKLHPSPTTYKPHYNTVYSPKPHHAPIYSPKPTYAPVYSPKPTYTPKPSYTPPLYTPKPTYASTYAPHYTPTPKYAPPHPSPKPTYSPAPAYKPPHHHHHHDDYYYDDKPAHYDFGYGVSDNYHGTTFGHSEKRSGYRTEGQYFVDLPDGRRMVVTYYSDDTGYHPTITFEGTPTYPAHPLPYKPKPVHKPAYSPKPHAYKPLY, encoded by the exons ATGAACGCAGCACAG GTGTTGAGCGTAatggtggtgagcgtggtggtggggagagtAATGGGGAGTTCAGTCAAGCTACACCCCTCACCCACCACATACAAACCCCACTACAACACCGTGTACTCCCCAAAGCCTCACCACGCCCCAATCTACTCCCCAAAACCAACTTACGCCCCAGTGTATTCCCCTAAGCCCACCTACACCCCTAAACCGAGCTACACCCCGCCTCTCTACACCCCAAAACCCACCTACGCGTCCACTTACGCCCCTCACTACACCCCTACACCGAAGTACGCTCCACCACATCCCTCTCCTAAGCCTACCTACTCCCCAGCCCCAGCCTACAagcccccacaccaccaccaccaccacgacgactactactacgacgacaaG CCAGCACACTATGACTTTGGCTACGGTGTGTCAGACAACTACCATGGGACCACCTTCGGCCACTCTGAGAAGCGCTCCGGCTACCGCACAGAGGGCCAGTACTTTGTAGATCTTCCTGATGGCCGCAGGATGGTGGTTACCTACTACAGTGACGACACTGGCTACCACCCAACTATTACCTTTGAGGGCACTCCTACCTATCCTGCCCACCCATTACCTTACAAACCTAAACCAGTTCACAAGCCTGCCTACAGTCCCAAACCTCATGCATACAAGCCGTTATATTAA
- the LOC123518090 gene encoding adhesive plaque matrix protein-like isoform X2, which produces MVVSVVVGRVMGSSVKLHPSPTTYKPHYNTVYSPKPHHAPIYSPKPTYAPVYSPKPTYTPKPSYTPPLYTPKPTYASTYAPHYTPTPKYAPPHPSPKPTYSPAPAYKPPHHHHHHDDYYYDDKPAHYDFGYGVSDNYHGTTFGHSEKRSGYRTEGQYFVDLPDGRRMVVTYYSDDTGYHPTITFEGTPTYPAHPLPYKPKPVHKPAYSPKPHAYKPLY; this is translated from the exons atggtggtgagcgtggtggtggggagagtAATGGGGAGTTCAGTCAAGCTACACCCCTCACCCACCACATACAAACCCCACTACAACACCGTGTACTCCCCAAAGCCTCACCACGCCCCAATCTACTCCCCAAAACCAACTTACGCCCCAGTGTATTCCCCTAAGCCCACCTACACCCCTAAACCGAGCTACACCCCGCCTCTCTACACCCCAAAACCCACCTACGCGTCCACTTACGCCCCTCACTACACCCCTACACCGAAGTACGCTCCACCACATCCCTCTCCTAAGCCTACCTACTCCCCAGCCCCAGCCTACAagcccccacaccaccaccaccaccacgacgactactactacgacgacaaG CCAGCACACTATGACTTTGGCTACGGTGTGTCAGACAACTACCATGGGACCACCTTCGGCCACTCTGAGAAGCGCTCCGGCTACCGCACAGAGGGCCAGTACTTTGTAGATCTTCCTGATGGCCGCAGGATGGTGGTTACCTACTACAGTGACGACACTGGCTACCACCCAACTATTACCTTTGAGGGCACTCCTACCTATCCTGCCCACCCATTACCTTACAAACCTAAACCAGTTCACAAGCCTGCCTACAGTCCCAAACCTCATGCATACAAGCCGTTATATTAA
- the LOC123518088 gene encoding putative glycerol-3-phosphate transporter 2: METTQRLRIWQGVMFVILWSTYGSTYLLRKPLGVVKADLQKALEVSALGLGWLDAALLLPYAGVSLMFGSVGDQLGPRVTLGGGLVIASVATAFISMCESYPSVLVLLAVSGAGQALCWPASCTMLARWFSDAARNSVFGAFGTCCFVFGMAGTTLAVYLRGSYGWRVVFLPPSLFVAVLAMLVLQFGRDPGERSLIVPGRATAPAGTGSEVSLSILSVWRLSLVPEVSLAMFCVKSVRYALMFWLPLYLLLSLDYSQTNAGLISTAFEVGGTLGSALVGVVVDRWMGGRAILTSALAISASALSLLAFVMLASWGPVFHVIFLVLAGAFNCGPDILLAGSVAADIGEQVGGATAVTGVINGMGSLGTVLEGPLVGLVASTLGWKAMMPLMVILSLLGALAAFRANIINVRSLGWVKVSSAEVA, from the coding sequence ATGGAGACAACTCAGCGGTTAAGGATCTGGCAGGGAGTAATGTTTGTGATTCTTTGGTCTACTTATGGCTCCACCTACTTACTAAGAAAGCCCCTTGGAGTAGTTAAAGCTGATCTCCAAAAGGCATTAGAGGTCAGTGCACTCGGCTTGGGATGGTTGGATGCAGCCCTTCTGCTCCCTTATGCTGGGGTGTCTCTTATGTTTGGGTCTGTTGGTGATCAACTGGGACCTCGAGTCACTCTAGGGGGTGGTCTCGTCATTGCCTCAGTTGCAACAGcttttatatctatgtgtgAATCATACCCCAGTGTACTTGTGCTGTTAGCTGTCAGTGGAGCTGGCCAGGCTCTTTGCTGGCCAGCCAGTTGCACTATGCTGGCTCGATGGTTTTCTGATGCAGCACGTAACTCTGTCTTTGGGGCTTTTGGCACCTGCTGTTTTGTGTTTGGCATGGCTGGCACTACCTTGGCTGTCTACTTACGAGGCAGTTATGGATGGCGTGTTGTGTTCTTGCCACCGTCCTTATTTGTAGCTGTGTTGGCCATGTTGGTGCTGCAATTTGGACGGGATCCTGGGGAGCGGAGCCTCATTGTGCCTGGACGAGCCACTGCCCCTGCGGGGACAGGCAGCGAAGTCTCCCTGTCCATCCTGTCTGTGTGGCGCTTGTCCCTTGTACCCGAAGTGTCACTTGCCATGTTTTGTGTTAAGAGTGTGCGTTATGCCCTCATGTTTTGGCTACCACTCtatttactcctctctcttgACTACTCCCAAACAAATGCTGGCTTGATCTCCACAGCCTTTGAGGTGGGTGGCACTCTTGGTAGTGCTCTTGTTGGAGTAGTTGTGGACCGCTGGATGGGTGGACGGGCCATCCTCACAAGCGCTCTTGCAATATCTGCTTCTGCCCTGTCTTTACTAGCCTTTGTAATGCTGGCCTCTTGGGGTCCTGTGTTCCATGTGATCTTCCTTGTTTTGGCTGGAGCCTTTAACTGTGGTCCAGATATCCTGCTTGCTGGCTCAGTTGCCGCAGATATTGGGGAGCAGGTCGGTGGAGCAACAGCTGTGACAGGTGTGATCAATGGTATGGGGTCGCTGGGCACTGTGCTGGAAGGTCCTTTGGTGGGCTTGGTAGCTTCTACTCTAGGCTGGAAGGCCATGATGCCCCTCATGGTAATCTTGTCACTCCTAGGGGCCCTTGCGGCTTTTAGGGCAAATATCATTAATGTGCGTAGCCTTGGGTGGGTGAAGGTGTCCTCCGCTGAGGTTGCATGA